The following are encoded together in the Babylonia areolata isolate BAREFJ2019XMU chromosome 18, ASM4173473v1, whole genome shotgun sequence genome:
- the LOC143291998 gene encoding uncharacterized protein LOC143291998 — translation MKGLVRIRSLNAYGVFGSPAFPITTTTNFTTVAKKLVSIELPTYIKPTCQAACLYNKATMSSIINFKTCYIVSCGYDQKLGTTGTAVINSGTCNVVNVTKETSCTGKPPLSGAQCFKASDTNVKGCWGDSGAPVFCHLSIANEAVVYGLVDLTGQPPNELTGATIPTNRCNTNNEFFVIPLS, via the exons ATGAAGGGCCTTGTCCGAATTCGGTCACTCAA TGCCTATGGTGTCTTTGGAAGTCCGGCTTTCCCCATCACAACAACGACTAATTTTACCa ctGTTGCTAAAAAACTCGTTTCCATTGAACTGCCCACCTACATCAAGCCGACATGTCAGGCGGCTTGTCTGTACAACAAAGCCACTATGAGCAGCATCATCAACTTCAAAACCTGCTACATTGTTAGCTGCGGCTACGATCAGAAAC TGGGAACGACCGGTACAGCAGTCATCAACTCCGGCACCTGTAATGTGGTCAACGTGACCAAAGAGACCTCGTGCACCGGCAAACCTCCGCTCTCCGGCGCCCAGTGCTTCAAAGCCAGTGACACGAACGTCAAAGGCTGCTGG ggaGACAGTGGAGCACCTGTCTTCTGCCACCTGTCCATCGCCAACGAAGCTGTTGTCTACGGCTTGGTGGACTTAACTGGTCAGCCTCCCAATGAACTGACTGGTGCAACCATTCCAACCAACCGGTGCAACACCAACAACGAGTTCTTCGTTATCCCTCTCAGTTGA
- the LOC143292181 gene encoding uncharacterized protein LOC143292181 codes for MLRETPVLKPILRVHTHQQRESGTVQKNPSYGLGHPTARQTQSPSRSLCLQERGNSLFRSKSTSTTLSETSSHSLRQNAGWHPAGGLLSSGQLPCRPHPGENVPTRN; via the exons ATGCTGCGGGAAACTCCAGTCCTCAAACCAATCCTACGTgtacacacccaccaacaacgAGAAAGCGGGACTGTGCAAAAGAACCCCAGCTATGGCTTGGGACACCCCACAGCGAGACAGACCCAATCCCCttccag GTCCTTGTGCCTGCAAGAAAGGGGCAACAGCTTGTTTCGCTCCAAGTCCACCTCAACCAC TTTGTCCGAAACCTCCAGCCACAGCCTCCGGCAGAATGCTGGGTGGCACCCCGCTGGGGGATTATTGTCCAGCGGGCAACTTCCGTGTCGGCCCCACCCAGGTGAGAACGTGCCCACCCGCAACTGA